The Novosphingobium kaempferiae genome includes a window with the following:
- a CDS encoding DUF1592 domain-containing protein: MSLTGRPTLGRTALALSALVTAATVYAAAQDDAPAFDSMTPQQAADFVEPMLGEYCSRCHNDIDNIADLSVEDLKAEDIRTGKHAEQWEKILRRVAAGEMPPHGKNQPSPEMRTAFVNWLDGSRAGFLAANPDPGRATIRRLNRMEYANAVRDLLALDVDFAKELPADNSGFGFDNIADVLSVSPTLMERYVAVAGKVGRLATGLTPRREIVTTWQVPKDGSVQNSGVPAWNERAGANLPLASRGGYAQRYYARYDGQYDISAWLNANTNNETDRLAEDKFTARVPMTAGSHLVALSFRRTIAPSEAVQVLRNDTDKVPMPLDVPRMLPLDVWIDGKLVKTLSVPSYRMHQRYSQQNFPRDVLQVDVAGPFEAAGVPDTPSRRAVFLCRPKKASEEEACATKIVTALARRAWRRPVGGFDVAPLMRIYAAERKASDFEHGIEAALEAVLVSPEFLFVVERDPQGAMPGSVNRVSDLELATRLSLFLWSSIPDDRLLTLAEQGKLSQPAVLDAEIARMLADPRARALTANFAGQWLYLRNLDQQRPDTEVFPKFDTRLKSAMATETEMFFADVLRNDRPVLDFISADYTFLNQRLAEHYGIPGVSGPAFRRVALRPEWHRGGLLGQASILTVTSYGNHTSVVKRGKWILDNMLAAAPPPPPPDVPALKTEHDGRLLTARQQLELHRANPTCAACHVKMDPMGFSLENFDAVGAWRTVDAGQAIDAMATMPDGMKFEGISGLQRILMDRKDEFTRAFTERLMTYAVARGLSANDMPTVRAIAGQAAADQYRIQTIVRGIAQSPAFTLRRVPEPYKAAYLAPRRATP, from the coding sequence ATGAGCCTTACCGGGCGACCAACTCTGGGCAGAACCGCGCTCGCACTGAGCGCGCTGGTCACTGCCGCCACCGTCTACGCGGCGGCGCAGGACGACGCGCCCGCATTCGACAGCATGACCCCGCAGCAGGCCGCCGATTTCGTCGAGCCGATGCTCGGCGAGTACTGCTCGCGCTGCCACAACGACATCGACAACATAGCCGACCTCTCGGTGGAGGATCTCAAGGCGGAGGACATTCGCACCGGCAAGCATGCCGAGCAGTGGGAGAAGATCCTGCGCCGCGTTGCCGCAGGCGAAATGCCGCCTCACGGCAAGAACCAGCCCTCGCCCGAAATGCGCACCGCCTTCGTGAACTGGCTCGACGGTTCGCGCGCGGGCTTCCTTGCCGCCAACCCCGATCCCGGCCGCGCGACGATCCGCCGCCTCAACCGCATGGAATATGCGAACGCCGTGCGCGACCTGCTGGCGCTCGACGTGGACTTCGCGAAGGAACTGCCCGCCGACAACTCCGGCTTCGGCTTCGACAACATCGCCGACGTGCTCTCCGTCTCGCCGACGCTGATGGAGCGCTACGTTGCCGTCGCGGGCAAGGTGGGCCGCCTCGCCACCGGGCTCACCCCGCGGCGGGAGATCGTCACGACATGGCAGGTGCCCAAGGACGGTTCGGTGCAGAACTCGGGCGTTCCCGCCTGGAACGAGCGCGCGGGCGCGAACCTGCCGCTCGCTTCGCGCGGGGGCTACGCGCAGCGCTATTACGCGCGCTATGACGGCCAGTACGACATCTCAGCGTGGCTGAACGCCAACACAAACAACGAAACCGACCGGTTGGCGGAGGACAAGTTCACCGCCCGCGTGCCGATGACGGCGGGCTCGCACCTCGTCGCGCTGTCGTTCCGCCGCACCATCGCCCCGTCCGAGGCAGTGCAGGTGCTGCGCAACGATACCGACAAGGTGCCGATGCCGCTCGACGTGCCGCGCATGTTGCCGCTCGACGTGTGGATCGACGGCAAGCTGGTGAAGACGCTGAGCGTGCCCAGCTACCGTATGCACCAGCGCTATTCGCAGCAGAACTTCCCGCGCGACGTGCTGCAGGTGGACGTTGCCGGCCCGTTCGAGGCCGCTGGGGTTCCCGACACGCCAAGCCGCCGCGCCGTGTTCCTCTGTCGCCCGAAGAAGGCCAGCGAGGAGGAAGCCTGCGCGACGAAGATCGTCACCGCCCTCGCCCGTCGCGCATGGCGCCGCCCGGTCGGCGGCTTCGACGTGGCGCCGCTGATGCGCATCTACGCGGCGGAGCGTAAGGCATCGGACTTCGAGCATGGCATCGAGGCCGCGCTGGAAGCGGTGCTCGTCTCGCCCGAGTTCCTCTTTGTGGTCGAGCGCGATCCGCAAGGCGCGATGCCCGGCAGCGTCAACCGCGTCTCCGACCTCGAACTGGCGACGCGCCTGTCGCTGTTCCTGTGGAGTTCGATCCCCGACGACCGCCTGCTGACGCTCGCCGAACAGGGCAAGCTGAGCCAGCCCGCCGTGCTCGACGCCGAAATCGCGCGGATGCTGGCCGACCCGCGCGCCAGGGCGCTGACGGCGAACTTCGCGGGCCAGTGGCTCTACTTGCGCAACCTTGACCAGCAGCGCCCGGACACCGAGGTGTTCCCGAAGTTCGACACCCGGCTCAAGAGCGCGATGGCGACCGAGACGGAGATGTTCTTCGCCGACGTCCTGCGCAACGACCGCCCCGTGCTGGACTTCATCAGCGCCGACTACACCTTCCTCAACCAGCGCCTTGCCGAGCATTACGGCATTCCGGGCGTCTCCGGGCCCGCCTTCCGCCGCGTGGCGCTGCGCCCCGAATGGCATCGCGGCGGCTTGCTGGGGCAGGCGAGCATCCTGACGGTCACGTCATACGGCAACCACACCAGCGTGGTGAAGCGCGGCAAGTGGATCCTCGACAACATGCTCGCCGCCGCACCGCCTCCACCGCCGCCCGACGTGCCCGCGCTCAAGACCGAGCATGACGGGCGCCTGCTCACTGCGCGCCAGCAGCTGGAACTGCACCGCGCCAACCCGACCTGCGCCGCCTGCCACGTCAAGATGGACCCGATGGGCTTCAGCCTCGAAAACTTCGACGCCGTGGGCGCCTGGCGCACGGTCGACGCCGGACAGGCCATAGACGCGATGGCGACGATGCCCGACGGCATGAAGTTCGAAGGCATCTCGGGTCTCCAGCGCATCCTCATGGATCGCAAGGACGAATTCACCCGCGCCTTTACCGAACGCCTGATGACTTACGCCGTCGCACGCGGCCTCTCCGCCAACGACATGCCCACCGTGCGCGCCATCGCCGGACAGGCCGCAGCGGATCAATACCGCATCCAGACCATCGTGCGCGGCATCGCACAAAGCCCCGCCTTCACCCTGCGCCGCGTGCCGGAGCCTTACAAGGCCGCCTATCTCGCCCCAAGGAGGGCAACGCCATGA
- a CDS encoding DUF1552 domain-containing protein, whose protein sequence is MRVIRPALSRRTLLRGAGAAMALPFLEAMMPTARAADAASRPKRLQVFYSPNGMTMPGFVPTTTGADYALPSSLEPLAPHRAEIAVITGLGHPQAAAMGDRPAGHGRSCPAFLTGSHAKQTEGPDIRAGVSMDQVFAAHLGDATPLSSLELGIDTASLLGSCDINYSCAYTNGISWLTPSVPLPVEANPRAVFERLFGDGDTDEAGRLAQLRRQSSILDFVMEDTKRLSGQLGMEDRRKLDEYLDATRAIEKRIQRSAASPATTQAANLQQPAGIPEDFAEHVKLMIDLQVLAMQADITRVGTFMIGRELSNRTYPEIGVPDSHHMLSHHGNSPEKMVQLAKINRYHMEFFAYYLQRMKEARDGDASLLDRTLVIRGSAFGDSNEHDYMDLPMIVAGGLVKGERHTKVEKGTTMSNLMLAGLHALDVPATKFGDSTAPLRELTDA, encoded by the coding sequence ATGAGAGTGATCCGCCCCGCCCTCTCCCGCCGTACCCTGTTGCGTGGCGCCGGTGCCGCGATGGCGCTGCCGTTCCTCGAAGCGATGATGCCGACCGCCCGGGCTGCCGATGCCGCGTCCCGGCCCAAGCGGCTTCAGGTGTTCTACTCCCCCAATGGCATGACCATGCCCGGTTTCGTGCCGACGACGACTGGCGCGGACTATGCCCTGCCCTCATCACTGGAGCCGCTCGCGCCGCACCGGGCGGAGATCGCGGTGATCACCGGCCTCGGCCATCCGCAGGCGGCGGCGATGGGCGACCGTCCCGCCGGGCATGGCCGCTCCTGCCCCGCGTTCCTGACCGGCTCGCACGCCAAGCAGACCGAGGGGCCGGATATCCGCGCGGGTGTGTCAATGGATCAGGTCTTCGCCGCGCATCTCGGCGACGCGACGCCGCTATCCTCGCTGGAACTCGGCATCGACACGGCCAGCCTGCTCGGATCGTGCGACATCAACTACTCCTGCGCCTACACCAACGGCATATCATGGCTCACCCCCAGCGTGCCGCTGCCGGTCGAGGCCAACCCCCGCGCGGTGTTCGAGCGGCTGTTCGGCGATGGCGACACGGATGAAGCTGGCCGCCTCGCCCAGCTGCGCCGCCAGTCCTCGATCCTCGACTTCGTGATGGAGGATACCAAACGGCTATCCGGTCAGCTCGGTATGGAGGACCGCCGCAAGCTGGACGAATACCTCGACGCTACCCGCGCCATCGAGAAGCGCATCCAGCGCAGCGCCGCTTCGCCCGCTACCACGCAGGCGGCGAACCTCCAGCAACCTGCTGGGATTCCCGAAGACTTCGCGGAGCACGTGAAGCTGATGATCGACCTGCAGGTGCTCGCCATGCAGGCGGACATCACGCGCGTGGGCACGTTCATGATCGGGCGCGAACTGTCTAATCGTACTTATCCTGAGATCGGCGTGCCGGACTCGCACCACATGCTCAGCCACCATGGCAACAGTCCCGAGAAGATGGTGCAGCTTGCCAAGATCAACCGCTATCACATGGAATTCTTTGCCTATTACCTCCAGCGCATGAAGGAAGCGCGCGACGGCGACGCCTCGCTGCTCGACCGCACGCTGGTGATCCGGGGCTCCGCCTTCGGCGATTCCAACGAGCATGACTACATGGACCTGCCGATGATCGTCGCCGGAGGGCTGGTGAAGGGAGAGCGGCATACGAAGGTCGAGAAGGGGACGACGATGTCCAACCTGATGCTCGCCGGATTGCATGCGTTGGACGTGCCCGCCACGAAGTTCGGGGACAGCACCGCCCCGCTGCGGGAACTGACCGATGCGTGA
- a CDS encoding cytochrome b/b6 domain-containing protein has translation MTSPSTTRIWDPTVRLFHWLLVALLAFSWWSGEQHDMERHRLSGYAILALIVFRVFWGFFGPRTARFSSFVRGPSAVIGYMKCLGKRDSHRADGHNPLGGWSVVAMLAAVALMVGAGLFASDVDGIESGPLATYVSFEQSESAADLHSTVFNVILALVALHVVAVVFYLLWKRQNLIRPMITGKRPAADGETAGDLRWSPVLALVGIAIAVALAWAVSTGFQFGNAPAY, from the coding sequence ATGACCTCGCCCTCCACCACCCGGATCTGGGATCCGACCGTCCGCCTGTTCCACTGGCTGCTGGTCGCCCTCCTCGCGTTCTCGTGGTGGAGCGGCGAGCAGCATGACATGGAGCGCCACCGCCTCTCCGGCTACGCGATCCTCGCTCTGATCGTGTTCCGCGTGTTCTGGGGCTTCTTCGGCCCCCGAACCGCGCGGTTCTCCAGCTTCGTGCGCGGGCCGAGCGCGGTGATCGGTTACATGAAGTGCCTTGGCAAGCGCGACAGCCACCGTGCGGACGGGCACAACCCGCTGGGCGGGTGGAGCGTCGTCGCCATGCTGGCAGCGGTCGCCCTGATGGTCGGCGCGGGGCTGTTCGCCAGCGACGTCGACGGCATCGAGTCCGGCCCGCTGGCCACTTACGTCTCGTTCGAGCAGAGCGAGAGCGCGGCGGACCTCCACTCCACCGTGTTCAACGTGATCCTCGCGCTGGTGGCGCTGCACGTTGTCGCCGTGGTGTTCTACCTGCTGTGGAAGCGGCAGAACCTCATCCGTCCGATGATTACCGGCAAGCGCCCGGCAGCGGATGGCGAAACGGCGGGCGACCTGCGCTGGTCGCCGGTGCTCGCGCTGGTGGGCATCGCCATCGCGGTCGCGCTCGCCTGGGCGGTATCGACCGGATTCCAGTTCGGGAATGCGCCCGCTTACTGA
- a CDS encoding c-type cytochrome, whose product MTLSNKLSLAVLGMSAAVVAVTGTMAVAASPAATAVTTRQANFKKMGGAMKVLKDQLASGSIDKAQAVAAAKTLAATGRAQAGLFPNGSGASAGVKTDALPAIWTNRATFDSQMKAYIAQADKLVAAAGTGNAAAIGAQFKAVGGTCGSCHKQFRADN is encoded by the coding sequence ATGACGCTTTCCAACAAGCTTTCGCTTGCCGTCCTCGGCATGTCCGCCGCTGTCGTCGCCGTGACCGGCACGATGGCCGTCGCAGCCTCTCCCGCCGCCACCGCCGTCACTACCCGCCAGGCCAACTTCAAGAAGATGGGCGGCGCGATGAAGGTGCTGAAGGACCAGCTTGCCAGCGGTTCGATCGACAAGGCGCAGGCCGTCGCCGCCGCCAAGACCCTCGCCGCCACCGGCCGCGCGCAGGCGGGTCTGTTCCCGAACGGTTCGGGAGCCTCGGCAGGCGTGAAGACTGACGCCCTCCCCGCGATCTGGACCAATCGCGCCACCTTCGACAGCCAGATGAAGGCCTACATCGCGCAGGCCGACAAGCTCGTCGCCGCCGCAGGCACCGGCAACGCCGCCGCTATCGGCGCGCAGTTCAAGGCCGTGGGCGGCACCTGCGGTTCGTGCCACAAGCAGTTCCGCGCCGACAACTGA
- a CDS encoding ankyrin repeat domain-containing protein: MRDAPTRALLLAAAALVASPADADALGDALTAADPAAVKAALDGGADVNAPLAYRESPLARAVETQDAALVNLLLDHAANPNFVDAEGLTPLSLACERGSPAIVGLLLDARADVNKTAPDGTTPLAVCARFSTGGTVVRMIDKGARVDAPDARGQTPLMWAASSGNVEGISALLKSGAKPNRETKEGFTPLFFAIASGSGEATRLLLDAGAKAGHRGPENTSALQLALYQKNWRAAEMLIGRADLAERDRNGEQPLHVAVAGGDEALITLLLDKGADVNGLTGPSRIKWVTEANFGMPPPPVPPTPPLLIAAQAGQVAAMKRLIAAGANPGFAAENGVNVVLAAASGHSAAALEEALTLAPDANVRDAKGTTPLHIVLGAGIHDQLAPMLRVLAAHGAKPDLANAKGTTPAQMAEGGLATVKAVYDQVFGQKAAPVLANNRP; this comes from the coding sequence ATGCGTGATGCGCCGACACGGGCGTTGCTGCTCGCTGCGGCTGCGCTGGTGGCGAGCCCGGCGGATGCCGATGCGCTGGGCGACGCCCTAACCGCCGCCGATCCCGCTGCGGTCAAGGCCGCGCTGGATGGCGGCGCGGATGTGAACGCCCCACTCGCCTATCGAGAGAGCCCGCTGGCTCGCGCCGTCGAGACGCAGGACGCGGCGCTGGTCAACCTGCTGCTCGACCACGCGGCCAACCCCAACTTCGTCGATGCCGAGGGCCTCACGCCTCTTTCGCTCGCCTGCGAACGTGGCAGTCCCGCAATTGTTGGGCTCCTGCTCGATGCGCGCGCCGATGTGAACAAGACGGCACCGGATGGCACCACGCCGCTGGCCGTATGCGCGCGTTTCTCGACGGGTGGGACGGTCGTGCGGATGATCGACAAGGGCGCCCGCGTGGATGCACCCGACGCGCGCGGCCAGACGCCGCTGATGTGGGCTGCATCGTCGGGGAACGTCGAGGGTATCTCCGCGCTGCTCAAGTCCGGCGCCAAGCCAAACCGCGAGACCAAGGAGGGCTTCACGCCGCTGTTCTTCGCGATCGCGAGCGGTTCGGGCGAGGCCACGCGCCTGCTGCTCGATGCCGGGGCCAAGGCCGGTCATCGCGGACCTGAGAACACCAGCGCCCTGCAACTAGCACTCTACCAGAAGAACTGGCGCGCCGCTGAGATGCTGATCGGGCGCGCCGATCTGGCCGAGCGCGACCGCAATGGCGAACAGCCGCTGCACGTCGCTGTCGCGGGCGGGGACGAAGCGCTCATCACGCTGCTTCTGGACAAGGGTGCGGACGTCAACGGGCTGACCGGCCCCTCGCGGATCAAGTGGGTCACGGAGGCGAACTTCGGCATGCCCCCGCCGCCGGTGCCGCCGACGCCTCCGCTGCTGATCGCCGCGCAGGCGGGGCAGGTAGCGGCGATGAAACGCCTCATCGCGGCGGGCGCGAACCCGGGCTTCGCGGCGGAGAACGGCGTCAACGTCGTGCTTGCGGCGGCCTCCGGGCACAGTGCCGCTGCGCTGGAAGAGGCACTTACCCTTGCTCCCGATGCCAACGTGCGAGACGCCAAGGGCACCACGCCGCTGCATATCGTCCTCGGCGCGGGCATACACGATCAGCTCGCTCCGATGCTGCGGGTTCTTGCCGCGCATGGCGCGAAACCGGACCTCGCCAACGCGAAGGGGACCACGCCTGCGCAGATGGCCGAGGGCGGACTTGCGACGGTGAAAGCGGTCTATGATCAAGTCTTTGGCCAAAAGGCCGCGCCTGTGTTAGCCAACAATCGTCCTTGA
- a CDS encoding acetyl-CoA carboxylase carboxyltransferase subunit alpha, with product MISFLDFEKPIAELEARIAELRATADGSDLDIESEIGKLEKKSSGMLAATYAKLSPWQKTQVARHPQRPHFVDYLRLMFTDFVALGGDRLYGEDAAIIGGFATLGGRKVMVIGHEKGHDTATRIKHNFGMAKPEGYRKAIRLMEMASKFGLPVVTLVDTAGAFPGVEAEERGQAEAIARSTEACLALGVPMVAVIVGEGGSGGAVAIAAANTVLMLEHSVYSVISPEGASSILWRTPDKAADAATAMKVTAQDLLGLKVIDGIVSEPVGGAHRDPAATASALADAIGRELDALGRRKPAELIRQREERFLAIGSL from the coding sequence ATGATTTCGTTCCTCGATTTTGAAAAGCCGATCGCCGAGCTGGAAGCGCGCATCGCCGAACTGCGTGCGACCGCCGACGGCAGCGACCTCGACATCGAGAGCGAGATCGGCAAGCTCGAGAAGAAGAGCAGCGGCATGCTGGCGGCCACGTACGCCAAGCTCTCGCCTTGGCAGAAGACGCAGGTCGCCCGCCATCCGCAGCGCCCGCACTTCGTCGATTACCTGCGCCTGATGTTCACCGACTTCGTCGCGCTCGGCGGCGACCGCCTCTATGGCGAGGACGCGGCGATCATCGGCGGCTTCGCCACGCTGGGCGGCCGCAAGGTCATGGTCATCGGCCATGAGAAGGGCCACGACACCGCGACCCGCATCAAGCACAACTTCGGCATGGCCAAGCCCGAAGGCTACCGCAAGGCGATCCGCCTGATGGAGATGGCCAGCAAGTTCGGCCTGCCCGTCGTGACGCTGGTGGACACGGCAGGCGCCTTCCCCGGCGTCGAGGCCGAGGAACGCGGTCAGGCCGAAGCCATCGCGCGTTCGACCGAGGCCTGCCTCGCGCTTGGCGTGCCGATGGTCGCGGTGATCGTCGGCGAAGGCGGTTCGGGTGGCGCGGTCGCCATCGCGGCGGCCAACACCGTGCTGATGCTGGAGCACTCGGTCTATTCGGTGATCTCGCCCGAGGGTGCCTCCTCGATCCTGTGGCGCACGCCCGACAAGGCAGCCGATGCGGCCACCGCGATGAAGGTGACGGCGCAGGATCTGCTCGGCCTCAAGGTCATCGACGGCATCGTGTCCGAGCCTGTCGGCGGTGCCCACCGCGATCCGGCGGCTACCGCGAGCGCTCTCGCCGATGCCATCGGTCGCGAACTGGATGCGCTGGGTCGTCGCAAGCCCGCCGAACTGATCCGCCAGCGCGAAGAGCGCTTCCTGGCGATCGGCTCGCTCTGA